The Methylopila sp. M107 genome contains the following window.
CCGAGATCGACCCGCTCCGCTCGGAAGGCCTGCAGCTCGGCGAACGCTTGAGGGAGGCGCGCGTCGTTGTGAACGGCGTCGATTTCGAAGGAGTCGCCCACGGCTTCTTCGGCATGGGCGATCTCGTGCGTCACGCCCGCACCGCGCAGGACATCGTGGGCCGCGACCTGTCCGCCGCCTTCGCGGTCGACGGCCGCGGCATCCGGGTCGGACGGGCGCTGTAGCGCTCGGGGGCTGTTCTCGCGCCCCGGCTCAGTGGACCGGGCGACGGCGTCTCCCGCGTCGCCGTCCGGAAATCAGTCGCGATCCGCGATGAGCTGCGGGGGCTCGGCATAACAGTCCGTGGTCCGCCGCAAGGGGAGCGAGAGAAGCGCCTCGAGCGAGACCTGCGGAAACAGCTCCTGCAACTGGTCGTGGACGGCGGCCGCGGACTGCCCGCCGGGTTTCGACGTTCCGACCCGGCTGTCGTTCATGTTGTGGACGGTCGACAGCCAGCCGATGGCGGTTTGGTCGTGATGGGTCGGGAGCGTGATTTTCGTGTGCGATCCGAGGCCGAACGCAAGTTTCAGATCGTCTTTACTTGACACGATCCCCAGCCCGAATGCGTTCAACGGGTAATTCCTGACGCGCATCTGGAAATGCTCATGCGTTCGTCGACTGAGGGAATAGCCGTTATTGAACGATATGACAGTGTTGTCGGCCACGTCGTTCGCTATTCGCAATATGTCATCAACATACGTTTTTGAAAGAGCGTCGTCTTCATCGTACCGATACGAGTAAAATCGTTCACGCTTGACGATTTTTTTTATCATTTTCTTCGCCGAGCTCGCGACGCCGTCGCCTTCGTTCAGTTCGATGACGAAAAGCCTCGCGACCGATGCGCACATCGAAAGTATTTCGCCCTTGTAGGGCTCCGGAAGGTCTTCGTTGATAAGAATGATCCCGTATGACTGGTCATAAGCTTCCGACATCATCCGATAGGTCGGAAAGCAAAAGCCCTTGAACAGAGACAGTCTCACGTCCAGCCGACTCGGATCGAAGATGACCTGCTTCGCATCCTGCAGGGTCTTTCCCCGCGTGGCCCGGAACGAGCCCAGCGTTTTGGATGTCACTACGCTCAGCCGCGTAATTCCGAACAGCTTCAACGATGTGTCCTTCA
Protein-coding sequences here:
- a CDS encoding glycosyltransferase; the protein is MRIATQNACERKSALRRSEAATYHPEGAKHVAPRPRAIPSAVAATPATGNGRPHPADLKDTSLKLFGITRLSVVTSKTLGSFRATRGKTLQDAKQVIFDPSRLDVRLSLFKGFCFPTYRMMSEAYDQSYGIILINEDLPEPYKGEILSMCASVARLFVIELNEGDGVASSAKKMIKKIVKRERFYSYRYDEDDALSKTYVDDILRIANDVADNTVISFNNGYSLSRRTHEHFQMRVRNYPLNAFGLGIVSSKDDLKLAFGLGSHTKITLPTHHDQTAIGWLSTVHNMNDSRVGTSKPGGQSAAAVHDQLQELFPQVSLEALLSLPLRRTTDCYAEPPQLIADRD